In one window of Hyalangium ruber DNA:
- a CDS encoding DUF885 domain-containing protein has protein sequence MRPTAPRRAAARALLLPALLLPALAARAEPPAGAAPATRSSPAALVREVADAYVAESVRRSPHLAEQVGAPTPVDRWTDNTPVALRAWEARQDTFLARLSSVDAAALQGTPEWFVHGMLREALEAERAQRVCRAELWRGVDQIFGWHLGLTQAAAEQPVGTKAERTQALARWRALPGFVRTELANAREGLARGYSVPRPNVERVLEQLEGMLAQAPERSPLWSPAERSGSPAFQKQWTGVLKSDVFPALGRYRDFLKKEYLPRARLESGLSALPEGAACYRAIVRAYSSLDVSPEELQKRAQEARKGLEAELAPLVRRLTSLEDLREGRRALATEARFAFGSREAKVEQTRAELERVRGLVPRAFSRTPETPVVLEVAAAFREPSSPPAWYEPAPLDGSRAATYFLNLGGAETSPRMGLAPSVAHEAWPGHHLQIAWLRERSVAHPVLRLLSTAAFVEGWGMYAERVAFETGMFEDELMRAGLLGHLTDALVALELDPGMHVFGVTREQAVQTMMTISSRPRAEAERYADRHASTPGQLATYMTGYLELMRLREEARSALGERFDLREFHDVVLGDGPLALPLLRQKLERWVAAKKA, from the coding sequence ATGCGCCCCACCGCCCCACGCCGCGCGGCAGCCCGCGCGCTGCTGCTCCCCGCGCTGCTGCTCCCCGCACTCGCCGCCCGCGCTGAGCCCCCAGCTGGCGCTGCCCCTGCAACACGCTCCTCGCCCGCGGCGCTCGTGCGGGAGGTGGCGGATGCGTACGTGGCGGAGAGCGTCCGTCGCTCGCCGCACCTCGCCGAGCAGGTGGGGGCGCCCACGCCCGTGGACCGGTGGACGGACAACACGCCGGTGGCCCTGCGCGCCTGGGAGGCGCGGCAGGACACCTTCCTCGCGAGACTCTCCTCGGTGGACGCGGCAGCGCTCCAGGGGACGCCCGAGTGGTTCGTGCATGGCATGTTGCGCGAGGCGCTCGAAGCAGAGCGGGCGCAGCGGGTCTGCCGGGCAGAGCTGTGGCGGGGCGTGGACCAGATATTCGGCTGGCACCTGGGCCTGACGCAGGCGGCGGCGGAGCAGCCGGTGGGCACGAAGGCCGAGCGCACCCAGGCCCTCGCCCGCTGGCGTGCGCTGCCGGGCTTCGTCCGCACGGAGCTGGCGAACGCCCGCGAGGGGCTCGCCCGCGGCTACTCCGTGCCCCGCCCCAACGTCGAGCGCGTCCTCGAGCAGCTCGAGGGGATGCTCGCGCAGGCTCCAGAGCGCTCCCCATTGTGGAGCCCGGCGGAGCGCAGCGGCTCGCCCGCCTTCCAGAAGCAGTGGACGGGGGTGCTGAAGAGCGACGTGTTCCCCGCGCTGGGCCGCTACCGAGACTTCCTGAAGAAGGAGTACCTGCCGCGCGCACGCCTGGAGTCAGGGCTCTCCGCGCTGCCGGAGGGCGCGGCGTGCTACCGGGCCATCGTGCGTGCCTACAGCTCGCTCGACGTGTCGCCCGAGGAGCTACAGAAGCGGGCGCAGGAGGCGCGCAAAGGGTTGGAGGCGGAGCTCGCGCCGCTGGTGCGCCGGCTCACCAGCCTCGAGGACCTGCGCGAGGGGCGGCGGGCGCTGGCCACCGAAGCGCGCTTCGCCTTCGGCTCCCGAGAAGCGAAGGTCGAGCAGACGCGCGCCGAACTGGAGCGGGTGCGAGGACTCGTGCCGCGCGCCTTCTCGCGCACCCCTGAGACGCCGGTGGTGCTGGAGGTGGCCGCCGCCTTCCGGGAGCCCTCCTCCCCGCCCGCCTGGTACGAGCCGGCCCCCCTGGACGGCAGCCGCGCCGCCACCTACTTCCTCAACCTCGGCGGTGCGGAGACGTCGCCGCGCATGGGGCTCGCGCCCTCGGTGGCGCACGAGGCGTGGCCTGGGCACCACCTGCAGATTGCCTGGCTGCGCGAGCGGAGCGTGGCGCACCCGGTCCTCCGACTGCTGTCCACCGCTGCCTTCGTGGAGGGCTGGGGGATGTATGCGGAGCGGGTGGCGTTCGAGACGGGGATGTTCGAGGACGAGCTGATGCGCGCCGGGCTGCTCGGCCACCTGACCGATGCGCTTGTGGCGCTGGAACTGGACCCAGGAATGCACGTCTTCGGCGTCACGCGGGAGCAGGCGGTGCAGACGATGATGACCATCTCCAGCCGTCCCCGCGCCGAGGCCGAGCGCTATGCGGACCGGCACGCGTCCACCCCCGGCCAGCTGGCGACCTACATGACCGGCTACCTGGAGCTGATGCGACTGCGCGAGGAGGCCCGGAGCGCGCTCGGGGAGCGCTTCGATCTGCGCGAGTTCCACGACGTGGTGCTAGGGGATGGCCCCCTCGCCTTGCCCCTGCTGCGCCAGAAGCTGGAGCGCTGGGTGGCCGCGAAGAAGGCCTGA
- a CDS encoding TetR/AcrR family transcriptional regulator — translation MSATTTSPRAPLQARSRDTQARIIEALRALLTEKPLDAIGVQELALRAGVSVGGFYRRFSGKEHALAHLLYEGYVARMEEAAARVLDKARWEGADTAELVRAYFGMMLEVAQEHLPVLREMVRRHRENPDEMVQSEASQRFRESVHVPFVRLLSSRAGTFSHPDPELALRFAFSGCSSILREAALFPHMQPRMGELPQGALVEELTRMFCAYLGVPLHSTDSSPTGGPPDAPHRPTPRGSPRAAAPRAAAPRTRRPR, via the coding sequence ATGTCCGCCACCACCACCTCTCCACGAGCGCCGCTCCAGGCGCGCAGCCGCGATACGCAGGCCCGCATCATTGAGGCGCTGCGGGCGCTGTTGACGGAGAAGCCGCTGGACGCCATCGGGGTGCAGGAACTCGCCCTGCGCGCGGGCGTGTCGGTGGGAGGCTTCTACCGGCGCTTCTCCGGCAAGGAGCACGCGCTCGCTCACCTCCTCTACGAGGGCTACGTGGCGCGAATGGAGGAGGCTGCCGCCCGTGTCCTGGATAAGGCGCGCTGGGAGGGAGCGGACACGGCCGAGCTGGTGCGCGCGTACTTCGGGATGATGTTGGAGGTGGCGCAGGAGCACCTGCCCGTGCTGCGCGAGATGGTGCGGCGCCACCGCGAGAACCCGGACGAGATGGTGCAGAGCGAGGCGTCGCAGCGCTTCCGCGAGAGTGTCCACGTTCCCTTCGTGCGGCTGCTCTCCAGCCGCGCCGGCACCTTCTCGCACCCCGACCCGGAGCTGGCGCTCCGCTTCGCCTTCTCCGGCTGCTCCTCCATCCTGCGCGAGGCCGCCCTCTTCCCGCACATGCAGCCGCGCATGGGCGAGCTGCCACAGGGCGCGCTCGTGGAGGAGCTCACCCGCATGTTCTGCGCCTACCTGGGCGTCCCGCTGCATTCCACCGACTCCTCTCCCACCGGAGGTCCCCCCGATGCGCCCCACCGCCCCACGCCGCGCGGCAGCCCGCGCGCTGCTGCTCCCCGCGCTGCTGCTCCCCGCACTCGCCGCCCGCGCTGA